The Dioscorea cayenensis subsp. rotundata cultivar TDr96_F1 chromosome 8, TDr96_F1_v2_PseudoChromosome.rev07_lg8_w22 25.fasta, whole genome shotgun sequence genome segment tgttttttttgttataatgaaAACCTATAATATAAACAACTGTggtgcagaaaaaaaaataaaaataaaataatgcatGATACAAAGTACAAAATAAGAGGGGCAAAAACCCACCAAAAGCGATTAGATAATTTGCAGATGGGAGGAGAAGGGTGAGCCAAGCAAAatcaaatttgtaaaaaataatcatttgttTATGATATCTCTattaaactgaaaaaaaaaattattgactcATCAGAGTTTTAACACTTTCAGAGAACTCTTTTGTCTTTAGGAAGAAATgcgaatatattttaaattctttttaatcaCTCTcataaagttttttaattttaatcattttaagtCTTAGGTTTCTAAACTACTATAAAAAACagtaataacatatatattattataaaaaaatctataaaaatataGCATCACCTTTCTTATAGTAGTGTTTAgtaatatacacatatattcattggaaattttaaaaaataaaataaaataccacaaCAAAAAGTCAAAACAATAACAATGATAATATGAACATAatgtgaaaaaaaggaaaaagcagatatttaagaaaaaaatttacaagagtTAATAGGCCAATTTTTAAAAgtagggactaaaaaataatttaaataatttattgattttcataTGAACCccgggtaaaaaaaaaagtcaaataatTACCTAAGAGCGAAGAGCGAAACCATGGCCTCTCTCCTCCGAGCTCCACATCCTTCTCCACTGCCCAGAGCCAGACTCCATGCTTCCCGATCTCCGATCGTCAACTCTCCCCTTCTCCATTCCATCTCCTCTTCCACCCCAACCGGGAAAATCAGCACCAGTAGACGGACGTTGCTTGTTCCTCTCCATGCTAGCACCAATCCCTCACCTCCAAGCAGTAGCAACGGCGGCAGCATGGACGTCCGCCGGATTATTATCCGCGCCGGCAAGATCCTCTCCCTGGCTTTCCCACTGTGGATCTCGTTAGCGTGTTTCCTTGGCCTCTGTAAGCCCTCGTTGTTCCTTTGGGTGCATCGCGATTGGCAGATCCTTGGCCTCACTCTCACCATGCTTGGTATTCCCCCCTTCATCGATAGCTTCGTGAATGAGATATTGGTCGTTGATTGTGATTTCGTGTAGGTATGAGCATGACCTTGACGCTTGATGATCTCAAAGGTGCGCTTTTGATGCCAAAGGAGATCGCCGCTGGCTTCATCCTCCAGTACACGGTTCCCTCTGTCCTTTATTAATTGAATGAGCTGTGAATTTTTAACTAGAATGTTATAGTTGAGCACTATTGATTAGTACATTTCAGCAAAATTTCTTGGTAAAagcttcttcttttcttgtttactaATTCTCGTGTGTGtgttttctactatttttttgattcaGTGTTTCTGTTTGTGCATATTGGGTTTAATCTTTTGGCATCTGTAAAACAGTGAGAATTGAAGATACTGGGATGTGCTAGTGGAATAGCAATGCTAAATTCTGTGGAAATatgtttcattgaatttctgTGGTGATTTGTTTTGCTTGCTTGTGAACGTTTGATTTCTTTCATGGTTTTGTCTTGATTTAGTGCTTTTATTGTGGCGTGTAAATTATTCTTTCAACTTTTTTTCCTTGATACTTTAATGCCTATTCATTTTAGCCCGGGAAGTAAGAAGGATAGGATAACCCCTTCTTTTCTGTGTGTTCTTGAATTGATAGCTTCTAGTTTCTATTACACAGAGTCATACTGTAACATTTTAACCGAGAGATCTTGTTTATAATGTTATTGGCTTTTGAGGTTTTCATCTTCTACATTCTGGTAAGAAGAATTTAGTTTAGAATTTGTTGCCATTGATGACTGAAACTGAGTAATTCATTATTTGCAGATAATGCCACTGTTAGGATTCTTTGTGAGCAAGATGTTAAAGTTGCCAGCACATTATGCCGCTGGTTTGATTTTGCTTGGATGCTGCCCCGGAGGTCTCTAAGTTGAAACTCTTGTTAATTAGTTTTGCAAATATAGCTTCTAAAGCCTAAGCTAAGCATTCCGTGTTGTTTCTGCAGGCACTACTAGTAATATTGTCACATATCTTGCTCGGTAACTAACCGGACCATATTTGCATTCCTGAATTACATGAGGTCATGGATTTCTAACTCTACAATAATCACAGGGGAAATGTCGCCTTATCAGTACTGATGACAGCTGCAAGTACCTTTGCTGCTGTGGTATTGAAATTTCTGATTTGTCATTGTGCATTCTATTCCAGTCCCTTGCTTTGATTGCTCCCTCTTACTATTTCTCTGTTGGTTGTAGATAATGACACCATTTCTGACCTCCAAACTTGCCAGGCAGTTTGTTGCTGTGGATCCAACCGGCCTTTTTACATCAACAGTGCAGGTGTgtgatcattttcattttgtttttgctcATTCTGCTCTCCTCCCACCATTTGTAGTGATAGGATCTTCTTGGTTTAGGTGGTTCTTGCTCCTGTTATATTTGGTGCTATTTTGAACCAGTATTGCAACAACTTGGTTAAGTTTGTTTCTCCTGTAATGCCATTCATTGCTGTAGTGACTGCAAGCATTCTGTGTGGTAGTGCTATAGCTCAGAGCGCCTCGGTGATTCTTACATCAGGTTTGCAAGTGGTGTTTTCTGTCTGCATGCTTCATGGCTCTGGCTTTTTCTTTGGCTACCTGTTTTCAAGGATGATGGGTATCGATGTGTCTTCTTCCCGCACAATATCCATCCAGGTTGGCATGCAGGTAAGTAAGATCATTCCATTTTAGTTCAGGACTATGGAGTTACAATCTCTGGATGTGATTGTAAATAACTTTTTTTCGGATTTTCCTCATCTTTGGTATGTTTTATATGCAGAATTCAGTGCTTGGATTAGTGCTTGCAAATCAACATTTCAGGAATCCTCTCACTGTGGTACCATGTGCCGTTGCCAGTTTCATTCACTTAGTTTATGGCAGTTTGTTAGCAGTTATTTGGCGGGGAATGGCACCAAAAATTGAAAGGAATGAAGAGGACTGATGTTTCAAATGATGAGAGTTTTCAGATGAAACAAGTTCTTTCACATTGTTTTTATAGTCAATGGATTTGTGTATAGACTTATGAGTGAACAAGTAAATTTGTTTCAAGTACATTTCATGAAAACCATATCACTAATGAGAATTGTGCTGTCTTTGCACTAGTTTCATTGGAATCCAAATTCATCACAATATTTTAATGTGAGGTTTCTACTAGCCCCCCTAGAAAATTTGGGAAATTACATTCCCGGTGCCATGGTTTTCCAAATATTACTCTTTTAATTTTACTCTGCATAAGACAATTTGAGCTGTTTCAATTTGGGcctaaaatgatatttttacctctttgtttatataaatattactaatgttcaatatatttataaaatatcagaATACGTGTACTAAGAgttataatagaaaaaaaatatataccatAGATTATAATAATAGATGTTGGAGCACTTTTCTTTGTATGCAGTACCAGGTAAACAATTTCAATTATCCCTATttacaatttcatttttttttttgtgtttatatttcGGTCAtccaattttaaataattataatttaattttttacttttaatttttattataatttgagttaattgaatatatatctttaatagTGATCACATGTACATATTacataacatatttttttctctgaGTTGACATATGTCATATGATCGTAATTAACAATGTATATTCATACGACTaaattgtaacaaaaattacaaataaaagatcaatttgtaattttttaaaattgagtGACTAAAATAATAGAGGCCAATTTAAATTGTTTCGCTAataacatgcatatatatatatatatatattcactgaaaattttaaagaaaaaaataaataaaaataccaaaaaaaaaaaattgaacataaTCTGAAAAAGcatatatttaagaaaaaaaataaaagaattgataggacaatttttaaaagtagggactaaaatataaattacataatttttttttaaagtacgATGAGCGTCTAATCAAGGGGCAGGCACGTGGGGAGACACACTTAATACCCACAATACTCAAGACGAAAGCCCTTCGTAAGGGATTCGGTGTCAATTGACCTAAGGCCGTTAGcacataatttattgattttcataTAAACCCCGGTTAAAAAATGTCAAATAGTCACCGAAGAGCGAGACCATGGCTGCTCTTCTCCGAGCTCCACATCCTTCTCCACTGCCCAGAGCCAGACTCCATGCTTCCCGATCTCCGATCATCAACTCCCCCCTTCTCCATTCCATCTCCTCTTCCACCCCAACCCGAAAAATCAGCACCAGTAGACGGACGTTGCTTGTTCCTCTCCATGCTAGCACCAATCCCTCACCTCTAAGCAGTAGCAATGGCGGAAGCATGGACGTCCGCAACGTTATTGTTCGCGCTGGAGAGATCCTCTCCCTGGGGTTCCCATTGTGGGTGGCGTTAGCGTGCTTCCTTGGCCTCTGTAAGCCCTCATCGTTCCTTTGGGTGCATCGCGATTGGCAGATCCTTGGAATCACTCTCACCATGCTTGGTATTCTCCTTCATCGATAGCTTCGTGAGTGAGATATTGGTCGTTGATTGTGATTTTGTGTAGGTATGGGCATGACCTTGACGCTTGATGATCTCAAAGGTGCGCTTTTGATGCCAAAGGAGATCGCCGCTGGCTTCATCCTCCAGTACACGGTTCCCTCTGTCCTTTATTAATTGAATCAACTGTGAATTTTTAACTAGAATGTTATAGTTGAGCACTATTGATTAGTACATTTCAGCAAAATTTCTTGGTAAAagc includes the following:
- the LOC120267768 gene encoding probable sodium/metabolite cotransporter BASS1, chloroplastic; this translates as MASLLRAPHPSPLPRARLHASRSPIVNSPLLHSISSSTPTGKISTSRRTLLVPLHASTNPSPPSSSNGGSMDVRRIIIRAGKILSLAFPLWISLACFLGLCKPSLFLWVHRDWQILGLTLTMLGMSMTLTLDDLKGALLMPKEIAAGFILQYTIMPLLGFFVSKMLKLPAHYAAGLILLGCCPGGTTSNIVTYLARGNVALSVLMTAASTFAAVIMTPFLTSKLARQFVAVDPTGLFTSTVQVVLAPVIFGAILNQYCNNLVKFVSPVMPFIAVVTASILCGSAIAQSASVILTSGLQVVFSVCMLHGSGFFFGYLFSRMMGIDVSSSRTISIQVGMQNSVLGLVLANQHFRNPLTVVPCAVASFIHLVYGSLLAVIWRGMAPKIERNEED